A genomic window from Ascaphus truei isolate aAscTru1 chromosome 1, aAscTru1.hap1, whole genome shotgun sequence includes:
- the HMX1 gene encoding homeobox protein HMX1, protein MPDEATENQSATSARVSSFFIENLLGSEVKGDKKRHGLLEPPLPSGVASSHCTSVCCQVSPFSYTSQSYPPRENSMEWYRRAQATYIGCTSPETSDRDSPEISEAAGRQHRGYRKHEKDGSEDRRDDFPCKDDEKTDQDSPDQRSSRKKKTRTVFSRSQVFQLESTFDMKRYLSSSERAGLAASLHLTETQVKIWFQNRRNKWKRQLAADLEAANITHTSQRIVRVPILYHENSPGSSLGFSLSHISPPLVGFSNAVNYPLATFTNSVPFLRSQMTGLV, encoded by the exons ATGCCTGATGAAGCCACGGAAAACCAGAGTGCCACCTCGGCCAGGGTTTCTTCCTTCTTCATCGAGAATCTGTTGGGGAGCGAGGTGAAGGGAGACAAGAAGCGCCATGGCCTCCTTGAACCGCCTTTGCCCAGCGGAGTAGCCAGCAGCCATTGCACTTCGGTGTGTTGTCAGGTCTCCCCGTTCAGCTACACTTCTCAGAGCTATCCTCCCAGggaaaacagcatggagtggtacAGGAGAGCACAAGCTACTTACATCGGATGTACTAGCCCGGAAA CAAGTGACCGAGATTCTCCCGAGATCTCTGAGGCAGCTGGGAGGCAGCACCGAGGTTACAGAAAGCATGAGAAAGATGGTTCAGAAGACAGAAGAGATGACTTTCCATGTAAAGATGACGAGAAGACCGACCAGGACTCTCCAGATCAGAGGTCCTCTCGCAAGAAGAAGACACGCACGGTATTCAGTAGAAGTCAGGTCTTCCAATTGGAGTCCACTTTTGACATGAAGAGATACCTTAGCAGCTCTGAGAGAGCAGGGCTGGCAGCCTCCCTCCACCTTACAGAGACCCAGGTTAAAATCTGGTTCCAGAACAGAAGGAACAAATGGAAAAGGCAACTGGCTGCTGACTTAGAAGCTGCCAACATCACCCACACTTCTCAAAGGATAGTAAGGGTCCCCATTCTGTACCATGAAAACTCTCCTGGCAGTTCTTTGGGGTTCAGTCTATCACACATCTCCCCTCCTTTGGTGGGGTTTTCTAATGCGGTAAACTATCCCCTTGCCACCTTTACAAATTCAGTTCCCTTTCTAAGATCGCAAATGACTGGACTTGTTTGA